Proteins found in one Quadrisphaera sp. RL12-1S genomic segment:
- a CDS encoding flagellar biosynthesis protein FlhA, with protein MDFRRLSTLALPLGVIGIILLLVVPLPAMLLDFLIALNIAIGLLVLMTAMYVKRPLDFAIFPSVLLVATLFRLGLNVASTRLILRDGHAGDVIHGFGTFVVGGSLVIGLVIFAILVVIQFMVITKGAERVAEVGARFTLEAMPGKQMAIDADLAAGLIDEDTARKRRSDVTAEADFYGAMDGGAKFVKGDAIAGIIIVLINLVGGFAIGMLQDGLSATEALQKYSTLSVGDGLVTQVPALLMSIATGLIVTRATSTSDLGTDAAAQLLRNKTALRIAGGGALVLAVIPGLPKLPFIVVGGGLLLLAQRVKPEGPAQEEVAEVDPLAPVAETPEQLMQQMRVDPLEIVLAPDLVDMVDTASGGDLLDRVRALRRKIALELGIVLPPVRTRDSLDLPMSSYAVRISGVEVGVGQAPPGKVLALGDDLDSLPGVVTVEPVFGLQGKWVPAEMRHQAELTGATVVDRASVLVTHLAEIVRKNAPRLISREDVKTLTASLKSTDAAVVEELVPSLLSLGEVQQVLQSLLEEGVAVRDLGRIYEGLSLRAKGGASHTDLVEAARAALGPAVAAPHVQDGVLRVLTLDPLLEHQFVETLRLTDSGPQLSMDPARVERVVDEVARKVRHVEDAGWSPVLVCAPALRAPLRRVVSLTTPGVAVLSYSEVSGPGMVVETVGVVSGAEAVAA; from the coding sequence GTGGACTTCCGCCGTCTGAGCACCCTGGCCCTGCCGCTGGGCGTGATCGGCATCATCCTGCTGCTGGTCGTGCCGCTGCCGGCGATGCTGCTGGACTTCCTCATCGCGCTGAACATCGCGATCGGGCTGCTGGTCCTGATGACGGCGATGTACGTCAAGCGCCCGCTGGACTTCGCCATCTTCCCCAGCGTGCTGCTCGTGGCGACGCTGTTCCGCCTGGGCCTCAACGTGGCCAGCACCCGCCTCATCCTGCGCGACGGTCACGCCGGAGACGTGATCCACGGCTTCGGCACCTTCGTGGTGGGCGGGTCGCTCGTCATCGGCCTGGTGATCTTCGCGATCCTCGTGGTCATCCAGTTCATGGTCATCACCAAGGGTGCTGAGCGCGTCGCCGAGGTGGGCGCCCGGTTCACCCTCGAGGCGATGCCCGGCAAGCAGATGGCGATCGACGCCGACCTGGCCGCCGGCCTCATCGACGAGGACACCGCCCGGAAGCGCCGCTCCGACGTCACCGCGGAGGCCGACTTCTACGGGGCCATGGACGGTGGTGCGAAGTTCGTCAAGGGCGACGCGATCGCCGGCATCATCATCGTGCTCATCAACCTCGTCGGCGGCTTCGCGATCGGCATGCTGCAGGACGGTCTGAGCGCCACCGAGGCGCTGCAGAAGTACTCGACGCTGAGCGTCGGCGACGGCCTGGTCACCCAGGTCCCCGCGCTGCTGATGTCCATCGCCACCGGCCTCATCGTGACCCGGGCGACCTCGACGTCCGACCTGGGCACCGACGCCGCCGCCCAGCTGCTGCGCAACAAGACCGCGCTGCGCATCGCCGGCGGCGGCGCCCTCGTCCTGGCGGTCATCCCCGGTCTGCCCAAGCTGCCGTTCATCGTGGTCGGCGGGGGTCTGCTCCTGCTGGCCCAGCGCGTCAAGCCCGAGGGCCCCGCGCAGGAGGAGGTGGCCGAGGTGGACCCGCTGGCCCCGGTCGCGGAGACGCCCGAGCAGCTCATGCAGCAGATGCGCGTCGACCCGCTCGAGATCGTGCTGGCCCCCGACCTCGTCGACATGGTCGACACCGCCTCCGGCGGGGACCTGCTGGACCGGGTGCGGGCCCTGCGCCGCAAGATCGCCCTCGAGCTGGGCATCGTGCTGCCGCCGGTGCGCACCCGCGACTCCCTCGACCTGCCGATGTCCTCCTACGCGGTCCGCATCTCCGGCGTCGAGGTCGGCGTGGGCCAGGCGCCCCCCGGCAAGGTGCTCGCCCTCGGCGACGACCTCGACTCCCTGCCCGGCGTCGTCACCGTGGAGCCCGTCTTCGGGCTGCAGGGCAAGTGGGTGCCGGCGGAGATGCGCCACCAGGCCGAGCTCACCGGCGCCACCGTGGTGGACCGCGCCTCGGTGCTGGTCACCCACCTCGCGGAGATCGTGCGCAAGAACGCCCCGCGCCTCATCTCCCGCGAGGACGTCAAGACCCTCACCGCCTCCCTCAAGAGCACCGACGCGGCCGTCGTCGAGGAGCTGGTGCCGAGCCTGCTGTCCCTGGGCGAGGTGCAGCAGGTGCTGCAGTCGCTGCTGGAGGAGGGGGTGGCGGTGCGCGACCTCGGCCGCATCTACGAGGGCCTGTCGCTGCGCGCCAAGGGCGGCGCCTCCCACACCGACCTGGTGGAGGCGGCCCGCGCCGCGCTCGGCCCGGCGGTCGCGGCCCCCCACGTGCAGGACGGCGTGCTGCGCGTCCTCACCCTCGACCCGCTGCTGGAGCACCAGTTCGTGGAGACCCTGCGCCTGACCGACTCCGGCCCGCAGTTGTCGATGGACCCTGCGCGTGTCGAGCGGGTCGTGGACGAGGTGGCCCGTAAGGTCCGTCATGTCGAGGACGCTGGGTGGTCTCCCGTCCTGGTGTGCGCCCCGGCGCTGCGGGCCCCGCTGCGCCGAGTCGTGTCGCTGACCACCCCCGGCGTCGCTGTCCTGTCCTACTCCGAGGTGTCGGGCCCCGGGATGGTCGTCGAGACGGTGGGGGTCGTGAGTGGCGCCGAAGCAGTTGCTGCTTGA
- a CDS encoding EscU/YscU/HrcU family type III secretion system export apparatus switch protein, giving the protein MSAGGGEKTEKPTGKRLADARKKGQVARTPDLGAWAGLGVIVAIIPMVIAPTRTRLQVMLESLDAVAKHPEPALMLRALGDGGAAIVPAVVPILAVAVAVAVVASVGQGGFVLATQAAKPNWGKLDVLKGVKNLFSVVNLWQLVKSLLKTAIIGGVLWVTVQGLVPQLLSGGGLTLAGVLDATSGGIASLVRIAVGAGLVLAVVDFAVQKAKTTKDLRMTKQEVKDEHKNAEGNPEVKAAIKGKQRAMSRNRMMAAVSEADVVLVNPTHVAVALKYEPNRGAPRVIAKGSGHTAARIRARATEAGVPLVSDVPLARALFAACELEQEVPMHLYVAVAQVLAFVMALKKRGSASGLHSNPAPVAVEVPDHPLLRGLPSAG; this is encoded by the coding sequence GTGAGCGCAGGAGGCGGTGAGAAGACCGAGAAGCCGACAGGCAAACGGCTTGCAGACGCCCGCAAGAAGGGCCAGGTCGCCCGGACGCCGGACCTCGGCGCCTGGGCCGGCCTGGGCGTCATCGTGGCCATCATCCCGATGGTCATCGCACCCACCCGGACGCGCCTGCAGGTCATGCTCGAGTCGCTCGACGCCGTGGCCAAGCACCCCGAGCCGGCCCTGATGCTGCGCGCGCTCGGGGACGGCGGAGCCGCGATCGTGCCGGCCGTCGTCCCGATCCTCGCCGTCGCCGTGGCGGTGGCCGTGGTCGCCTCCGTCGGCCAGGGCGGCTTCGTGCTGGCCACCCAGGCCGCCAAGCCCAACTGGGGCAAGCTCGACGTGCTCAAGGGCGTCAAGAACCTCTTCAGCGTGGTCAACCTGTGGCAGCTGGTGAAGTCGCTGCTGAAGACCGCGATCATCGGTGGCGTCCTGTGGGTGACCGTGCAGGGCCTGGTGCCGCAGCTCCTCTCCGGCGGCGGCCTCACGCTGGCCGGTGTGCTCGACGCCACCTCCGGCGGCATCGCCTCCCTCGTGCGGATCGCGGTGGGCGCCGGCCTCGTGCTCGCCGTCGTCGACTTCGCCGTGCAGAAGGCCAAGACCACGAAGGACCTCCGCATGACCAAGCAGGAGGTCAAGGACGAGCACAAGAACGCCGAGGGCAACCCGGAGGTCAAGGCCGCCATCAAGGGCAAGCAGCGCGCGATGAGCCGCAACCGCATGATGGCCGCGGTCAGCGAGGCCGACGTCGTGCTCGTCAACCCGACGCACGTGGCCGTGGCGCTCAAGTACGAGCCGAACCGCGGCGCCCCCCGCGTCATCGCCAAGGGCTCCGGCCACACCGCCGCCCGCATCCGCGCCAGGGCCACCGAGGCCGGCGTGCCGCTGGTCTCCGACGTCCCCCTGGCCCGGGCGCTGTTCGCCGCCTGCGAGCTGGAGCAGGAGGTGCCGATGCACCTCTACGTGGCGGTCGCCCAGGTGCTCGCCTTCGTCATGGCCCTCAAGAAGCGCGGGTCGGCCTCCGGGCTGCACTCCAACCCGGCGCCCGTGGCGGTCGAGGTGCCCGACCACCCGCTGCTGCGCGGCCTGCCCTCCGCCGGCTGA
- a CDS encoding flagellar biosynthetic protein FliR, whose product MELPTIALTTVAGHLLVLLRVTAWLAIAPPFSHKAIPNQVKALLALGITLALGSTMDFSTLSLSTADLVLGALSQVLVGASLGFLCYLVFSAVQAAGNMLDLFGGFQAATAYDPQMETGAAVFGRLYQMTTVVLLFASDGYLVVLHGLARSFSVLGLQEHISSALMARLVLEGTTQMFVSALQIAGPLVAVLFLTDVGLGLLTRAAPALQAFSLGFPLKIMVTLALATTVVAALPSVVDAMADQAGTQTVATATAGDDAGAAGAATGVLLGASADGRTAP is encoded by the coding sequence GTGGAGCTGCCCACCATCGCGCTGACGACCGTCGCCGGTCACCTGCTCGTGCTGCTGCGGGTCACCGCCTGGCTCGCCATCGCCCCGCCGTTCTCCCACAAGGCCATCCCCAACCAGGTGAAGGCGCTGCTGGCCCTGGGCATCACCCTGGCGCTGGGCTCCACGATGGACTTCTCCACGCTGTCGCTGTCCACGGCCGACCTCGTGCTGGGTGCGCTCTCGCAGGTGCTCGTGGGCGCCTCCCTGGGCTTCCTGTGCTACCTGGTCTTCTCCGCGGTGCAGGCGGCCGGCAACATGCTCGACCTGTTCGGCGGCTTCCAGGCGGCCACCGCCTACGACCCGCAGATGGAGACCGGCGCCGCGGTCTTCGGCCGGCTCTACCAGATGACCACCGTGGTGCTGCTGTTCGCCTCGGACGGGTACCTCGTGGTCCTGCACGGCCTGGCCCGGAGCTTCTCGGTGCTGGGTCTGCAGGAGCACATCTCCTCCGCGCTCATGGCGCGCCTGGTGCTCGAGGGCACCACGCAGATGTTCGTCTCCGCGCTGCAGATCGCCGGGCCGCTGGTCGCCGTCCTCTTCCTCACCGACGTCGGCCTGGGTCTGCTGACCCGCGCCGCCCCCGCCCTGCAGGCGTTCTCCCTCGGCTTCCCGCTGAAGATCATGGTCACCCTGGCGCTGGCGACGACGGTCGTGGCCGCGCTGCCCTCGGTGGTCGACGCCATGGCCGACCAGGCCGGCACCCAGACGGTGGCCACCGCCACCGCCGGTGACGACGCCGGTGCTGCCGGCGCGGCCACCGGCGTCCTGCTGGGCGCCTCCGCCGACGGGCGGACCGCCCCGTGA
- the fliQ gene encoding flagellar biosynthesis protein FliQ: protein MDAAVIDIAVQAMVVAAKLSAPMLLVALSIGFTVSLFQSVTQIQEPTLSFVPKAVGVAVVLVVAGNWMLAEMNDFTTQLFDRIPALLAMG, encoded by the coding sequence ATGGACGCCGCCGTCATCGACATCGCCGTGCAGGCGATGGTCGTCGCCGCCAAGCTCTCCGCGCCGATGCTGCTGGTCGCCCTGTCGATCGGCTTCACCGTCTCGCTGTTCCAGTCGGTCACCCAGATCCAGGAGCCGACGCTGTCCTTCGTGCCGAAGGCGGTCGGCGTGGCCGTCGTCCTCGTGGTGGCGGGCAACTGGATGCTCGCCGAGATGAACGACTTCACCACCCAGCTGTTCGACCGGATCCCGGCGCTGCTGGCGATGGGCTGA